In Lolium rigidum isolate FL_2022 chromosome 3, APGP_CSIRO_Lrig_0.1, whole genome shotgun sequence, the genomic window TCGATCTTGTCTAGAGCAGCAACTGACAAACAAAGTGTAAGCTTGATCAGTATCAGTTAATCCAACGCGATATTCCTCTGATCTAGAAAACTGCTACTCCTTCCGTTCACAATTAGCTTGTAttgtcaaactttataaagtttagctaaatatttagaaaaaaatatcaacatatGCAATATAACATCTATAATATTAGAATTGACATgaactatatttttatattatataccTTTGGTTTTATGGATGTTGATTTTTTTCTATATTACTAATCAAACTTGATAAAGTTTGATTTCGACTAAACCTAGAATGCTAAAAAAACGGAGGGAATAGCTAGCCAACTGTTCTTACCGGCCTCATCTGACATGTCTACTCTCGAGATCAAGGGCGCGTAGAGTGCTTTGGTAAACGCGTCAGCATACGCAATCAGCTCATCACCAAACTCCCTTTTAGCAGGGTCCTGGCAAAGTGGCCATCGACACATCCAAAGACTGTAAGAAGACTGAAGCATTAACCGAAATAACTGTTCCTGATGGTGAATGGTCGTTGGGTTTATGCTCTTCAGTCTTACTTGAGGAAGCAGCGCCGGGCCCTGGAAATTGCTGTCGATGTACCTGATCAAATCCAAGCTTTCTCCCGTGACTTTGCCATTGTGCTCCAGGGAAGGGACCTATCCAAAACGTCAACGGCGAAGTGTAAAAATTGTCAACGGAGAGCACGGATTGGAGGTAGCGCGTGAGAATAGGAAGGAACTGGATGAACAGATGATGGATGAACTGGAGTCCGTTCTTTACCGTGCCCTGTGGATGGTAGACCTTGTCCTTGTACCAGGCAGGTTTGTCCTCCAGATTAATGGCGACTAGCTTGATCTCGTCCTGCAAACCCTGCACAAAAAATAAGGAAGCATGTTTCAGGTATTTCTTTCAGCTAAACAACGACAGGTTCAGCGATGATAGATGGGCCGAGTTGGGATCGGCAAGTAGCTAAAGCTGATTTCAGGTATACTGATTAGTAGTACCTTGCAGTTCCGGGTAACCCAAGCGCGCTGAGCAAATGGGCAGATGTAACAAACATAGAGCCTTCACATCGCAAAGAAACAGATTGATCAATCGATGGTTAGTAAAGTAGCTCATGAATTGAATCCGAAATCCCAAAGGAAATGCTGAAATGAAGATTACTAGTAGTAGTAGCGAGTAGCAGGTAATTACCTGGTGGTGCCATCGAAGAGGGGAGGGGGCTCGGAGACGGCGCCCAGTGCAGGCGGGAGCACTTCTTTAGTGAAGCTGCAACACACGCACACACCAGTTCCAACCGTCTCAATAATCCATGTAGTACTAAAACGATGTATAGAGGTGCCTAACTAATCAAAGTAATCACTCACCTCCTGAATGGTGCTGCAGCTGCGGCCATTCCGGCGTAATTAGCTAGGACAGGGATGTGACAAGATGCGCTGGTTATAACTCTGAGTGATCTGAACATCTGATGCGTTGCGGTGGTGACCGGCGAGCGAGTTGTCCCGAGTATTTATGCGTCAGCGTCGCAGAGAGATGGGAGCCAAGTTGGCGAGTGGATCCATTACTTTATCTTAGATGATGGAGGGTCTCTGCTTCGGGCTAATCACTCTACTAGCGCCGATCGGGTCATTCGGTCCCAATCGAGCCAGTTTGGTTAGACTTTTGATGTCTGCTTCTATCCGATGTTGACGGGGTGACGTAACTGATTGGGTCATATATGATCTTCAGCAGCAGCCCGGCTGCTCCAGGTGGTATAGAATGATTGTTCTCAGTGTTGTCACTTTATGACGTAACTGATTGGATCATCTTTCACAAGCAAAGCGGATTGTAGTGGAACGTTTGTTCCTTGCCACAGTTCCATTTTTATTTCTAGGAATGAATAAATTAAGTGAAAACAGGGTTTCCTTTTTGaggaatactccctccgttcgtgtTTAATTGACGCCAGATATGAAGATATGCTCTACTAACTAGCTTGTATTCCACGTCGATTAAAGAAGAACATAGGTAGTAGTTGTTATGAAGAGGGCGCGCCTAGTGCTCAGTCAATTTATGGTACCTGAATTTTTCTTAATCTCATGGATCATTGTTATGTACTGTGTGAATATCTACTTTGCATCCTGTGGACATTTTTCTCAGTTGCAACACATGCGCAATTGGAAAAAATATCAGTTATGGCTCACATGCAACTTATAGGTTAGGCGAATCACAACACAGATCTAATAGCTAAGGAGGGGACTACAATTTAGTTGATTCTCATGTCTGAGTTAAAACGAGTCGTCAAGATGACCCCGGATGGGAAAGTTCTCAATATGAAAAAAAAACGCATATTCAAGATGAATAACTTTCCTTTACAGAGTCACCTCGACCCGTTTAACCTCAAAAAGGGTCCGGATGGTCATACCAGATTTTAGTCCTGACAGTTTTGCCGACATATGGAAGATTCGGACCTgcccatcttttttttttgaatgggAAACAGTCCCGAAGGACTGAGAGGTGCATTAATAACTGTCGGTGGAGTTACATATTACAAGGACcatacaaataaagaaaattacagATAAGTCCTGACAAATTGCTAAGAGGACCCTAGATCTAACTTGAACAATGCAATCGGATCCTGCTCCATCTCCACCGAGCTTCAGCCAGGCACGGACAACCGCAACGCCGCCGGGGAGCAAGCCACTTGGGGCGAAACGGCGGGAGCAAACCGCGCCGGGTGTTGAGGGCCTCCGACATGGCACATCGGCCTGGAGGTTTTGAACCTTTCGCTGGCAATCAGTCACCAGCAACAAGGGGGGAGCAGCTGCCCTTCAGCCATGAAAGTCGACGGCGAGCTCACCGTCGAGAAGTCACTCCTAGATGTAGCTGCACCTAAGCCACGTCCCCGCCAAACTCCAGATCTGAAGGGCGCAActttgctcttcttcttcccctcgccGCCTTGGCCGACCGAAAAAAGCTTCGCTGCACGACGCCATAAGATCAAGAGATGGCCAAAACCGCCCTTATTGAAGGGGCTTCCGTCCTCTGCAACACCTCCACCAACCTCCCACCTCAGGAGCTTGTCGGAGAGTCTCAAGGACAGCTAACCAGTACCGAGCGGCAGCACCAGAAGGAATAAGCCCGCAAGCCTTCCTCCAGCTTCACAGAACATCGCTCTGCTTTTCTTCTCCccctcaccaccatggccggccaagagAAGATTAATAGAGACAAAACTCCAGAGCAAGAGCAAGAAGACCATAGCCTTATTTATGGAGCTCCAGATGGAAGAAACTCTGGCCGCCCTCGGCTCCAACCGATGTAGCACTGCAGCAAGAGCCTTCCATCCCGAAAAGCACCAGATCTGGCCAAATGAAACTGGTGTTGAACTCCAAACTAAGGGCATAAAGCCCACTACCGGCATCCAGCCGAAGACACTAAACCTACTATGTGCAACCCGCTTCGTCCTCCCATATCCACGCCGGACAGCATAGCCGCTGGGGGAGTACAGGGGAACTGAGAGAGAAACTGGAGGGGGAAATGAGAGAGAAACTAGAGGGGGAAATGAGAGAGAACTGGAGGGGGAAATGAGAGCCCCCGGACCTGCCCATCCAAATTGGACATGTGAATCTAAGAATGATCCACTTGACTCTCATATACGTAAAGGTCATGGCCAATTAAATAATCACAAAATCAATCTACATACCATTTCTCTTGTCCTAGCTTTGTGCTTCTCATTATTCGGTCTTCTTTGAGTTGGAGAGCATGGAGATCATGGGGTCCTAGGGACGGGCGGACCAATCCAGGAAAGCCCATAGTGGTTGTATGTCCTAGGTGAGCGGAATTTCAGGTCTTCAAAAGCGCTCGTCAGATTGTCTTGTGTATCGCGCTTCTATGAGCATCCCCCGTGTCATGTCATGTGGATCATGTGCGAACACGTATCATACTACTGCTCTAGCTCTCCACCTAGATATATTGATCTCAGGTTGCTGTGTATGAAAAACTTACCCAAGGCAAGTGGTTGTCTCATCTATTATGTTGGGccgtttttttttccttcttggaCTCACCATTTTGATTTTCTACATGTTGCTAACATATTCCATCGCTTGAATAATGGTAGAAGACGATTTTCCAAAGACAGTGGGGTAGCATGGCATTCATATTGCATATACTCAGTGAACTGTGTCACTCCATGATGGATGACTACTGAAATGAACCAAAACATTCTTGATGCCCTATCTATGTGACAAGGTCATGGAATTTAGTGAAACTTAATCACTCACCTGACAAGAAGAACTCTAATGATAGTAAAGAAACTTAGAAAAGGACAAATCAGGTCTAATTTCTTCTGTCCTTAATGTCGGTAGTCGATGGTAGCTTATTTTTCACCATGGAGGGAACCCTAGTGTCTCCAGTATGGTTCGCACCAACTGCAGGTGGGGTACCATTGCAGTGGTCTCCGAATTTTTTGTTTGATTCCTCGCCCAAGAACGATAGAGTGAATACTCTCCCGtctatgcacacacaaaataaggGTGTTAATTGCACGAACATACTACGGGGAGTATCTATTAGATAGTTCATAATGGAAGTAACTAAGATAGTAACGTTCAACTATATGCATTGCCAACTAGGCATTTTGATGACGTGACATAAAATTAGATGAAGAGGCTATGTTACTGTGACATCACGCTTTTCAAAACAAAATGATTCTACAAGCTAACTAATGCACTCATATATGATAGTACATCTATGTTACTATGCACTattaaggtagtaacatagactaaTGTCATATGCAttatattatattactctatgttactcTTCACTATGAGTAGTTTTACTGGCTAGCTAGTGGAGTTGAAAATGGATGAACTAGATTGTTATAAGAAAAATTAACGCAACAGAGAGAAAAGGCAACAACAAATATCACTATAGACACTTTGAAAAATGCAGTATATAACTAATCCCTATTCTAGCATTTTTTACAAGTCTGCTTGCGTAGGAAGAGACGTCCGTACCCTGCAGTTATTGAGAACAAGCCTGCTGATTGCAGGAGTGGAGCGCAGAAAAAGCCAGAGAGTTCGTAGGTTGTACCCAAGGTCACAATCTTCAAGGACCAAACTTATCAGGTTGGGAAACGATGACATTGGGGTAAGGCGCCATGGGTAGGCCCCATAGATAGAAAAGGAGGGCTGAGATTTATCCAACTTCACCCGGTGGAGTTGTGGCCAACTCCAGGGGATCCGAACCCCGAAGGCACGGACCAGCAGCGGCGGACCTACAGGGTCAGCGGCCGAGCTAATGAGCTATGCAGTCAGCGGTTATGCATGTTCGTTCAGGGCATACGTTGGATAGCTTGGGTAATGTAAGCATCGATGCGTTAATGATTGCAGGCTAACTATAGCAACTACTCCATCGATGGAGCTGCTTGAAACAGAGAAAATTTAGTTCAATAATAGAATGCCCATCGATGCATTAGTTCAATAGATAGCTTGGGTGCGGTCAAATACTTTAGAGCACTCCACGAGCGTCCCCAAACGGCTCGGATCGATTGATTTGGGGGACGTATTTCGTTTGTGTTGTGTTTGGAGCACGTCGCTCTCCACCCGCGTCCCACAAACGCCGCCTCTAAACATTAAAAtattctcttttttgtttttttttatttttatttcaatagagagaagaaacattccacaaactaatactccCTCCGCCCACGGAAACTGTCACACGGACGTTTTTTCAAAAAGACCCTCCCAATTCCCGACAAGCACGTGAGTCTCTCCTCTCCACCGTCTTCGTGTCCCTGTCCGCAGCGTCTCCCGCCGCTCTCTCTCGCTGGCCACCACGCCGCCGCTCTGTCGCTGGCCACCACGTCGCGTCGAGGACCGGTTCAACGCGCTCTCCCGCGACGGGCTCCTCTCCTGCATCCACCATCGCCCCCTCCCGCAGCTCTGCAGCCTCCATTAGGTGGATCAAAAAATTCGACTTTTTTTTGACGGATCCACCGTAGCTCCCCAACGATGCCGAGAAGAggacattttttcgataaagggaatatattaatatcaagaagataccaattacacccagcctctgcaacaacgcaccaccctaatggcactacggatgcacacagccaaaaaaaggaaaagaaaactaagaaacaaaagtcccgctacggtatctcgggcctaacaacagcaagtacatccaccgccaagacaacacccgaaTTACGGACTgcgcaaaaacgacgcctccaagaagggaacaggtgctcaaacaccatcgtcgcccgatcaaagatcttaggttttcaccacgaagatagtccccgctctcaaaacaatggctccaccaaggccattgccgagcacaaccagttaaggccggaccttgggttttcaccccgaaaggtaggactccgcgcttcacctgtgttgtcgcccccactttcataccgctgatgtgaagcccggaacaccaagccagtctctcaacagcgtggagacttgaacctcccttagctagtccacccctccggccttcatgaaattctcttcttccgactttcatcatggatcaatagtcacttgatgtcaacacagaaaaagagcttcgcgccgctccctccagaaccaatcggtcggaataaaagcatgggtgcgcacgaacgaatacctccgatccagacaaactccgggcaaagcaccgttacattcgccgagctgagccttccggaactcaaccctccggccagatcacgagtccgggcctccggtaggtcctcctcttcacgcaagagaggccctaggaccgccgcctttatacaggtcggacccccacgtcggcgaccatcccgggctggccaatccagccctccaccggcgacaccatcgtcggcttccatgctcctccatctcaccgccggatcgcggtgatagatcaaaagatccaccaccaccaaccgcaggccgaccctctccgacgcagaagagagccacctcctccgtcgaacccaaggctgctgccccgggcgcccttgtgacgcggaagaagcccgagatcgcctccacgactGACTAGAGGTGGGGggagggcatggcgcagaccgagggtctggccgccgcccaccaccagcccctgccggtgtgctgcggatggaagcctacgggaggggagggggaccgcagcgcaagagccgccgccgccccatcaccatccgcgtcgtccgccgccgcgaGCGTCGAGGAAGGGAGAgcccgtccgccgtcccccacgccggcgaggaaaggcccccgccgccgccacgccccgtgggtctttgccccggcggcgctaccggcggcggcggcggttagggttggggaggggtcgggagaggaggggttggggaggggtcgggagaGGCATGTGGACTTTCCTTCCGAGAAGAGGAGATAGAAGCAACAGGGAGGCCGTGCGCCGGCGTTCCCAACTTGTGCCGGCGTCTTCGCCTCGACAGGGAGGCCGTGCGCCACCTCTATGCACTGGATTTGAAAGCAAGGTCTGCGCTCCCCCACCGCGTCGACCTCCAAACCCAAAGGTCCAAAATTTGTCCGCGGAGGTGGCGGGGACGGCAAGGTTCTCTTCTAGCTGGCCGCCGCCAAGGTCAACCGCGCCGACACAATCCAGCGGCAGGGCAAGTACCCGCCGCCGCCCTACGCCTCCCTCTACCCGGGACTCGAGTGCTCCAGCACCATCCTCACGCTCGGGGCCAATGTGCCCCCGCGCTGCGTCGTCCGCAACCAGGTGAGGCCGCCGATATCCTTTTCCCCAAATTTATCCCCCATGGTGATTGCTGTTCCTGTGGCATGCCATGCCTATTTCTATGGATGATCTTCTTAGTCTCTGCCTTTTGGTAGCAGCAAATGATCTTCAATAGAAATTTCGTAGTCGTGAGGTATTTTCTTCAAATTGGATTATTGAGTACAGTAACAAGCAGGAAGGAGCTTCAGTTGCTCATATGAGATGCGAAGTGGGCAATCCTTCCTCAGGTTGGAAGATGTTCATCCTAAAGTAAACCAATTTAGGCAAACAAGAAAGGTCTGGATTTTGCATCAGATTCCTATTGTGCGAGAACACAAACAGAATATATGCAACATTTGCAGGATGGTCAATGGTACTTCTAATATTTCTAAgtgcattcttcatgcaagcatgTCGTAATGGCAATGATCTTTGGTGACTTACTgcagttctcaccgctcacaaaccttctcttcgccgccgcctccccccttccagatcttctcctcgccgctccaaaaatgtcgagctcgtcctcccgcaagatcgccgcggcgaacggcttcggccgcggcagcctcaccgtgccggaggcgtggacgatgtaccacgcccggtatacagtcccgccggacatgcggctgccaagctgtggcggctggaagatggccatgaacggcattggcgtcccgccgccgccgaagccgggcacggagcaatggagggacgccatcaaggcccggcgggctcaactcaccgccgaggagcggttggatccgacgtgggcggccaacaacaacgacgcctggtggacgacgtacttcaaggcgaagtacgacatcgagatgtacagcaccgacgggctcgtcggcggccccaacagctggaacaaggacagccgcgccctgttctggggcgttccggggtgcaccctcgagaacgtcatccgcggcacgacgtactcgtcctcctcgcactcttcttcctcaggaccggcgcgatcaacgccgtcctcgtcgtaccggtcggcgccctacaccgtccccaaacgggaggtgaaggaggagccggcgacgcccgtcaacacgaggtgtggcggcagcggcagcgacagccggcggcagcaagggaggcgcggcggcgccctcctcatcccgaagccggaggtgaaggaggagccagaggaaacgtcgcaggcggcgctgctggcggagtacgagcggcagcagcggctcatcgccagcagcgacgaccccgaggactgcctagggctgcgggcggcgttcttggcgtccatggcgaCAAGGACGCCTAGAGGGGCGACCTCgatgcggcgatcgccatgtccatccgcgactccagcaagccgctggtggacctcactgacgacagcgaggcaggaccaaccggcttggtgaaggacgagcccgtcgacgagcccgtcgacgagcgcgtcaagcaggaggtcgtccccgacgacatgtacaacttccaccagtactacgacgcctccggccgccgcaagtacttctagattaggtttagtttaaatttagtcaaatttcgttcgaatctatgtaagtttggacgaatctaatcgaatctcgttaagtttaaaatttctaaaattttgtttgggggacgcgactggggagcgacgtcccccaaacgcggtacgaacaaaacacgtcccccaaacgctcaatctggcgcggtttgggagacgctttgggggacgcggctggagatgctctaagacataGTTTCGAACatggttttcacaaactaatacatagtttgaaccatgattGACATAAATTAAAACATTACAAAATAACGAAACCTAACTAGTATTGGCATCGCAGATTTCGTATGTtcactgccaagaaagaacactcccaggcactcccagtcacccaaactgaaaaATCCAGCTGATGATGATAGCCCTAttggtcctttcgaggaagaacatccagaaaccttcgtgcctattttcgctgccaagaaacaacactcagtcgtcctcctcatcggtgtCATTGTGGTActaccggcggcagcgcgtctcgtcgagcaccttgacgctcatatcgGCCTCACTAAGATAGGAGAACGTGAGCGCACAGCCGGCTTCGAggtcgtggtagcgcgcgaactttttccagccggtgtggaggtacatcttgttgCGCCCGTCGAAGAGCATGTCCACCGGTCACCGGCAGTAGTCGCAGCCAACCTCCCGCAGAAGCAGCGCGGCCGGCTCGTTGTCGGTGACAAAGTCGGAGAACTTGTccgacagcctctggatgccgagtgggtcgcccttgaggatgaagacgaactcgaacatcacttactgctcctcctcctgcaggtccgacgatgaagacgatggcgtcgcagacgacggcgtcgcaggcgatggcgagcgtgcagctccgccacggccacgaccacgacaatGGCCGCGGCCTCGGTctctgcctctaccagccatggcgtcgactcttgagatggtagtggatagggttggggagagaggcgataggatttgtgtgtgagggacgatgagagagcgcccctttttataggccggagggaggcgggggagcggtggcgctcattaacaccgACACACAGAGCTAGGCGTGACGAGACGCTTcgttgcgcctctgcgggaactgcaccgtcgctgcgcgccaataacttccgtcgcgaggtaggcgacggttaggttaaacttcaatgtCTCCTCGTGCTTCTGTGGGAACTGCACCCTCGCTgcacgccaataacttccgtcgcgaggtaggcgatggttaggttaaacttcaatgtgccgctgacatgtcggtcccgccactcctcgcctgtccggtgtgcccggagcgtcccctatgtAGAGGGAAcgtgctcggggcgccggacaccgtattaggCCGCGCTGGACGGAAAgaggctttggggcgcgcggttgggaacgattttttgtccgacgcgccctaAATTCATTTGGGGAACGCTTTAGGGaacgtggctggagatgctcttagactaaTCATAGTGGGAGTAAACATAGCTACCCAAAGGCATTTTGTTGACATGGtatgacaataaatgaagaaagagagtgaggtggtaactagctatgttaccataacatcacacttctcatgacaagatgagtctacaatataataaatataacatgcatgataccacatataagtaACTATTCACTATGgatgtagtaacatagagtagtaacatgcaccgtgttactactctatgttactttccactatgactagtcttagaaATTTTGGGTCACACttt contains:
- the LOC124697973 gene encoding protein IN2-1 homolog A-like, with the translated sequence MAAAAAPFRSFTKEVLPPALGAVSEPPPLFDGTTRLYVCYICPFAQRAWVTRNCKGLQDEIKLVAINLEDKPAWYKDKVYHPQGTVPSLEHNGKVTGESLDLIRYIDSNFQGPALLPQDPAKREFGDELIAYADAFTKALYAPLISRVDMSDEAVAALDKIEAALSKFSDGPFFLGQFSLADIAYVTVLERLQIYYSHVRNYEIAKGRPNLDKFIEEMNKIEAYKQTKNQPLILLDCAKRHLKIA